A region from the Ciconia boyciana chromosome 1, ASM3463844v1, whole genome shotgun sequence genome encodes:
- the FHL2 gene encoding four and a half LIM domains protein 2 isoform X2, translating to MPGTRKMEYKGNSWHETCFICYRCQQPIGTKSFIPKDNQNFCVPCYERQFAMQCVQCKKAITTGGVTYREQPWHKECFVCTGCKKQLSGQRFTSRDEFAYCLSCFCNLYAKKCAGCTNPISGLGGTKYISFEERQWHNDCFNCKKCSLSLVGRGFLTERDDILCPECGKDI from the exons GTACTCGGAAGATGGAATACAAGGGCAACAGCTGGCACGAGACCTGCTTTATCTGCTACCGCTGCCAACAGCCTATTGGGACGAAGAGTTTCATCCCTAAGGACAATCAAAACTTCTGTGTGCCCTGCTATGAAAGGCAGTTTGCCATGCAGTGCGTCCAGTGCAAGAAG GCTATCACTACAGGAGGTGTTACTTACCGGGAGCAGCCGTGGCATAAGGAGTGCTTCGTTTGTACTGGATGCAAGAAGCAGTTGTCTGGACAACGCTTTACCTCCAGGGACGAGTTTGCATATTGCCTGAGCTGCTTCTGCAACCTCTACGCCAAAAAGTGTGCTGGATGCACAAACCCAATCAGCG GACTCGGAGGAACCAAGTACATCTCCTTTGAAGAACGGCAGTGGCATAATGATTGCTTTAATTGTAAGAAGTGCTCTCTCTCATTAGTGGGTCGCGGCTTCCTCACGGAAAGGGATGACATCCTTTGCCCTGAATGTGGGAAGGATATTTAA